ttaacatatttagggtttgtgcttgtaaactaaacattagtttaattccgcattcttacaagacaaatacgTAAgaagtttttaaacgcctattaaccccccctctaggcgacatctcgtcctttcagatTGTTCCACATATaatatatctatatatatatagatcttcTAAATCTAATACATTTGAAATTTTCAAAGAAATCTTATATCTTGTTACATGTGGGTTAACGCTTAGATTATAAACCGGGAAAATATTTGACAAAATTTCATATTTCATCAACATATTTTACGAGAATCTAGTTTTATAGACATCAACCACTACTATTTTACAACAACtaatcatgcatactaacatagtAGACGGACATATTGCATCTGAACACAACATAAATCGATCAACTCCAAACGCTATAACTAGAAACTTCATCAAGATCTGACAAAGAGAGGAGAATCACATATGTGCAACCTGAGCAGCGACATTGGCGGAAGAGTGCACGAGAGTCTTTTCTCTTCTCACACCTTAATAGAAGTAGAAGAGCTTACCTTATAAACCACCCCAACTCTCTTCCAAATAGCAACATGAAACTAAACTTGCCATGCATTAATGAGCTAAGAGAAATTCAAAATTTATATTGAGCTATGGGATAAGGTCTAAGGCTAAATtctaacattttcttctcttgtaCTCCATCTATTCTAAGATGTTTTATTACAACTAAAATACCTATATATTGGTTGTAattacatcatagaacgaaccaaacTTTGGTCCTTTTTTGCCTAACGGTATCTAATGATGGTTACCAGAAAACAAAATTATTTTTTCACCTATGTGGTGCATTGGATCCGTTGCAGGAATGGCCTGCTGCAAGGGGATCCCCTCTCCCCCTACCTGTTATTCATCGTGGCTGATGTTTTGCAGCGCCTGATCAGGGTTGCCTAGAACGAGGGTTCCctcgcccactctctctcccataaCACCCCCCTTCCGGTCCTCCGGTATGCGGACGACACCCTCATTCTTTGCAGGGCCGACCCCGGTGCAGCCGCTTGCCTCAAGAAGGTGCTTGAGGATTTCACGGCTGCTACGGGCCTTGCCATCAACTTCCAGAAGTCCTGCTTCATTCTAATGCACGCCTCTCCCGGCTCTGCCGGTGCCATGCCTAATGTGCTTGGGTGCAACATCTCCTCCTTCCCCTAGCCCTATCTCGGGTCCTCTCTCTCACAAAACTCCTTGCCTCGGCTTTTTCTCCCCTCATTCTCTCCTTCGATCGTCATCTCTCTGTCAGGTGTCctcgtgggggggggggggtaggctTGTTCTGTGTAATGCGGTTCTCAATACTCTCGCAACCTACTATATGTGCTCGTATTTGCTCGGTGTGCTAGAAAGTATTGATAGAATGCGCCGTGCTTTCTTTTGGACCGGGAAGGACTCCTGTTCTGGTGCTCGTTGTTTAATTGATTGGGATAAAGCTTTGTTGTCTAAGCAGGGGGTGGTTTCGGTATTAAGGATCTCCACCGACAGAACATGTGCATGCTGCTTAACTTCATTCACAAACTACACCATTGTAACGCCCTTCCTTGGAAGATCTGGTTCTTTTCACATACAAATCGTGATTTAGGGGACTTCTCCCCCCCTCGTTCCTCGAGCGGATAGTCGCAGAGTGCCTCCTACTCTACCACGCCATGATGAGGGTGACGGTGGTGTCCGGCTGCTCCACCTCCTTCTGGCACGACATGTGGATGCATGGGGAACCGCTAGCGAAGCGGTTCGCTGTGTTGTGGCCACCCTCGGCCTCGACTTGCAGCCCTGCCTCACTGCGGCTGTGGAGGCGGagctccccctcgtcctccagctcgtccacaACACCACGCTTTAGGCCGGACATGACCAACGCCGCATGGACTCCCCCTTGGCTCCACGCTTCAGCTCCCACGAGGCATAGCGTATGCTCTCGCCGGCGCACCCTTTGACATTTTGTCTAGCAGATCCTGGGCCTTGCGCCTCCCTACGAAGTTGAAGATCTCCGCCTACCTCGCCGACATTGACCGTCTGAGCACGCGTGCCAACCTCTTCTTCAAGAGTTGTGCGCCCTCGGATGTGTACGAGGCCTGCCCGTCGGTCGAGAGTGGCAGACACATGTTCTTCGACTACCCCTTTTCGGCGGTGATTTGGGCTGGATGTCCCAATCCCGGCTGGGCGGTTCTCATTCTGGGACCTTCAGGCACCTCTCCCCGTCCACGCTGATGTGTGGCGCGCCGGCATCACGGTGATACTCAGGGCCATCTGGAAGGCTCGGAATGACTTGGTCTTCAACGGCAAAGCCTCTACGTCAAGGTCCGTGCTTAGAAGGACACTTTCGCGGTGGCGGTACAAGGTCGCTGACCGAGCACCGCTCGACAACGTAGGTCTTTCATCCCCTCTCATATGTAATGATGCGCTCGATGTTACCACTCCCcctgtgcccccccccccccccccccccgtattTCCTCATGATGTACATATAGACCGGTTGTGTAGCCATTTTCGGGTAACGAAATAACAAGTGGTGGGGATTTCCCCCGtcatcctcaaaaaaaaaaaaaaactgtgtgGTGTATTGGACCGACAGGAGAGAACCTTTGGAACTGTTTCTAGACCATAGTGTGAATGGTCTAATCGGTACGCGGTTTTTAGGCGACCTAGATGTATGAAAGTTTCATGCAACTTGGAATTACCAAAACTTTTTCCCCCCAAAGTTACTCAATGTCTGAATTGTATGTTATGAGAGAACTTCAAAGAATTGCTAGTTCAAATCTTTGGTGGCTGAGAAAATCAAATTAGGAGAAGCCTCTGCATGGTTGGTCAAACAAACATTACACAATCTCACTGCAAAAAAAATACAACTAAAAAAAAACAAATGCAAACTCCGTAATCAAGCGGtgaacaaaagaagaaaaaaaaaactccatAGTAAACCAAGGGCCCGAGAAAAAGCACAGTCGACAGTAAAAAAACAAAAACTACAGCAAGAATCACGCAGAGTCTCTTAATGAACAGGCTGATTAGCCTCCGTAGCCCGAGTTGCAGGCTCGGTCTTGCTAGGCACAGTCTCATCAGGGAGAGCTTTATCCTCCGCCTTCGGTGGATCGTCGGGTTTGTGCTCCATCAAGGCGAAGCCCTTGGCCGCCTGGACGATGGCCACCGGCAGGCCTAGGCACTTGCCGACGATCTGCTCCTTTATCTGTTTCAGCTCCTTGTAAATCTCGTCTTcctctttcttctcctccttctcgtccttgtctttctctttctcttccttctccttcttgCTCTTTTTCTTGGCCTCTTTGTACTCCCGCTCGAAAAGCTTCCATCCCTCGGCGACGCCGAGCCCTGGTGGGCGGAACACGCGGCCGGTGCGCACCATGGTCCTGGCATCGTCCTCACTGCGACAGGTGACGAGCACCGCGCTCTTCCTCGCCTTGGGCAGGCCGTAGGCGAGCCGCTCGTACCACTCGCCCATCTTAGGTGGCTGTAGCGTCAGGTTGCTGTACCATCCGTCGCTGCCATCGTACGCCCTGATGGTATCGAACACGATGAGGTACCCCGTCTTGTACAGCGTCACGTACAGGATGAAGAGTAGCACACCGATCTTGTTTTTGTCCTTGTCTCCAGCAGCTGCCTTGACGACGTCGGCATTGTCGACGATGGCCTCGACCTTGGCGGTGTCGAGGCCGAGGTTGTCGAGCATCCGGTAGAGGAGGTTGAACCTGTCCTCGTGGTCCGGCGGGCCGACGCAGACCCAGAGCCGGAGAGGGAAGGCGTCCTTGATCCTGTCGTGGACGAACACCTTCTGTGCCAGCGCCGTCTTGCCGCTGCCGTGGATCCCCGTGATGCCTGCCGCCCTGAAAAGCAATTGATCCTCtttgccctcctcctcttgggggCCGACGAGGGCGTCGACCACCTTGTCCGCCTCGTCGGCCCAGCCGTATATGCGGTCCTCGTCCACGTAGCTCGTCGTCCACTCGTAGAGCACCGTGTCCTCACCAGCTGCATCATGATTAGAAGCAGGAGCAGAGGTAGAAGGAGCGTCACCGAGGATGGTGATGGTCTGCTGCAGCAAGGGCTCGACGGAGAAGTCCGGCGATCGGGACTTGAAAGGGTTGCAGTCGCTCACCGACGGCAGCGTCATCTTCTTGCTCTTGGCGTTGTCAGACTGCTGCGGCTGCTTGGACCGTGCCTTGCATTGCTGCAGCGCTTCGTCGATCTTGCGCAGTAGCTCGGGCAGCTCCTCCTTCTTCTCAACGTCCGGTGGCCGCGAGGTGATCTTGTCCTTGTTCGCCCTGAGGATGCGGAAGATGTGGTCGAGTTCCGTCCTGTGAAGCAGATCCCGGTCGTCCTCGTCGTCGAACGCCTGGAGCAGCTTCTCCAACAGAGGTTTCAGATCGTTCCCGCTTTGCTGCGCCATGATTACCTCAGTGTATCTACTTCTACTTGACTATCTCAGGCGAGTCAGGCCTCGAATAACTTTGATTGGCTTTA
This region of Lolium perenne isolate Kyuss_39 chromosome 2, Kyuss_2.0, whole genome shotgun sequence genomic DNA includes:
- the LOC127334169 gene encoding uncharacterized protein; the encoded protein is MAQQSGNDLKPLLEKLLQAFDDEDDRDLLHRTELDHIFRILRANKDKITSRPPDVEKKEELPELLRKIDEALQQCKARSKQPQQSDNAKSKKMTLPSVSDCNPFKSRSPDFSVEPLLQQTITILGDAPSTSAPASNHDAAGEDTVLYEWTTSYVDEDRIYGWADEADKVVDALVGPQEEEGKEDQLLFRAAGITGIHGSGKTALAQKVFVHDRIKDAFPLRLWVCVGPPDHEDRFNLLYRMLDNLGLDTAKVEAIVDNADVVKAAAGDKDKNKIGVLLFILYVTLYKTGYLIVFDTIRAYDGSDGWYSNLTLQPPKMGEWYERLAYGLPKARKSAVLVTCRSEDDARTMVRTGRVFRPPGLGVAEGWKLFEREYKEAKKKSKKEKEEKEKDKDEKEEKKEEDEIYKELKQIKEQIVGKCLGLPVAIVQAAKGFALMEHKPDDPPKAEDKALPDETVPSKTEPATRATEANQPVH